From the Schistocerca piceifrons isolate TAMUIC-IGC-003096 chromosome 2, iqSchPice1.1, whole genome shotgun sequence genome, the window taaaacttcctgaatagaaagacacattcattagaaaagccatatcaacgaaagtgagaaacagaagtttaaataacggtgaaattgctaaagtaatacaggcacacaatctttagtacttactaaaattacatcatgcactggagaataataaaacaattatgccaaaaggcgtcgtcagtaattaaaatatcatctccatttgtacaacatgtgtaatgggcacaggatcaaagcgaacagtttaacaatgttacttcgcctacgaactgttgagacacgagtgtgaaggcactaaggcagattgtttcgccgagagagggcacttgcatgtgcgaaacaatctgccttagtgccttcacactcgtgtctcaacagttcgtaggcgaagtaacattgttaaactgttcgctttgatcctgtgcccattacacatgttgtacaaatggagatgatattttaattactgacgacgccttttggcataattgttttattattctccagtgcatgatgtaattttagtaagtactaaagattgtgtgcctgtattactttagcaatttcaccgttatttaagcttctgtttctcactttcgttgatatggcttttctaatgaatgtgtctttctattcaggaagttttacttctgatgaaggtatatttatatgtaccgaaaccttggtcaagaattttaattaaaaaattctatcctgcaactgtttttggctgccatcctttattgcgaagaattttaacagttgctgctgcagccatgtttaaaatgtttaaaattatattaactctgtttttttatttatattgaaacacatgacatgcctatcaagtccgtatttaatatggtgaaaCGCTATTGAAAgtcactgtctgtataacaaatattcactcgaaaagaAGCCAGAATTTTAGGAAGttcgacccgactaattttcacgttccacaagtcacagacccacaactattcgcgagttaaacattcggtcgtttcagtggtcttcttcgtaagttTAAGTGCTCGCCAAAATAATCCGCACGgggcacgaaacacgccacgtggAGTTTTTACTACgatcagaaagttcacacgctcatatctctcaaactatttaacttagaaacaccaaactttcattaaaatgttcgtcactacagtcgcttcagtcacgatatgaTCGAACCGAAATTTGCTATTTCctcttcttacagagtatttttaaggagcgatctgacatcgtgttatccgtaggCCGGCTAGCAGGCGACTCCCTCGGGGTATTCTCCTCTCTGCCCACTCCACTATTCGCGCGGGAACAGCTTAGTTCTGATTGGCTGTTCATCTTAACGGCCAATCAGAACGTACCTTcctgatcattctcgcggcaaatcttgccttatccaatcactaatttgagagtaattaatgtcagcaaaatttcaatttattgtattatgtttaatcaaaataagcaaagtgcgaaatattcttcaaattgataaataaacttattccgcctctaacttccattctggcaGTTTTTATACAACAGCATGCTCACATagacatacgtcacctgaatcgtggttgcaacatgACTTCCTCACGGCTCGGTTGTACAAGGTTTTACGTTAAatcaaatattaaattttaacgtatggcccacatacactctctctgtCATTCTCAagcactcacacaacaaaatacaatcaaataataattctgaccgatttttgtattacgtggTGCAAAGTGACCAaagttttataaataaaattcTAACTAATTggtttttatgcactgacaactttgtaatggcttaaaacgataatgaaagtcaatctttTATTGTTTCTAACTTGGTTTTAAATAACAAGCGTAGGTTTTAGGACGTTTAAGTAATCCTCTTTATCTCCGGAACGATAATAAATAAGAATCTTaagaatctgaaattttgacagcatcattccgttaataacaaaaggctgtgtagaaaatttgaacaaaatcggataataactaatatggattatttagattcgtagagggtatgaattttCGTATTGACtaaatgttacgctatgcagttctcacggcaggcagcgttaGTTGTGCTGTGAGCAGAGCGAAAAAACATAGACATCCTGCAGCCACCGCAGTAGACGGCTGCGCgccttacgccggccggagtggccgagcggttctaggcgcttcagtctggaaccgcgcgaccgctacggtcgcaggttcgaatcctgcctcgggcgtggatgtgtgtgatgtccttaggttagttaggtttaagtagttctaagttctaggggactgatgaccacagaagttaagtcccatagtgctcagagccatttttgaaccatttgcgcGCCTTACTGCCATGAATGTTATCTCGTATTAACTCGCTGCGTTACAACATCAGGCTATTGAAGCAATTGCCGATGGTAATTGACCGATCAACCTAAAATGACTCTTGCGTAAACAGTATACGTAAGGAATGAAATTAATTGATACAAAATTCGATCTCACGTTGGTTCTGCTTAGCGATATTGAATAAGTAACGAAAAACATGTAACGTGTTCGGTTCTTctatccttgaaaaatttgacacGAATCCTTTCTTTACGGTCTGTGAAAAGAAAGATACAAAATTCATACAAAGCTATGGTTATTATAATGAGATATTATCTGGTTTGATACTAtgattatattatatttatatactTAAAAAGGAGTAATCTTTTATCTAAAGCAAAGTACATAGAAACGTGTGCTTACTCTACTACAGCAAGAGAAGAAAAGACGCCACGGAATGGCGAGAAGAAATGAGATGCCATATCATTTGTTTTACAGCAGCAGATATACAGAGTTTCTATCCCTTTGGCCACTTTAGCAAAAGTCATTGACCAAACGGTTTTGTTACAATTTTAATTATGAAACgtatttttacacagaaaaacatatATGCACATTATATCAGagaatttatatgtttctattggtATTTTTCACCTTCAGGCATTCTATGGTTAAAAAATCACATGGGGCAATGTATATATAAATTTCCTGGCTAGCATAAATAAAGTAATAACGAACATGTTGTAGTCGTACTTTTTGATAGATTTTCACACGTGGAAAAAACTTACTGTCTCGGTATATTGTCTGTAACCTAAGAAAAATAATAACACTTAATAACCTTGTCAAAAGTTGATATTAGTGGTAAGTGATGAAAAACAAAACGATTATGTGGAGTGCAGCGCAGATTGACTCTTCCGCTGCTCTCCAAAGCCGCAAAATATTTCATAGTGCCACCTCATAATACAAACGTAAGAGCTACCTCGTCACTGTTGAATTCTCCTACTCGAGAGTAGCGTTTCCATGCATCAAGTCACGTATGATGAAAAAATGATCGACAATATGCTGTTCAGTTCGTCCCAGCTGTGCCGTGTGGCCTTATGATACAACCAGATCCCCCACTATCTCACTCGGATTGCAGACTCTGTTCGCTTCCTTTGTTGAAGAGTCACGGAATCATGAGTACTCCACATCAGGCGTTGACGACCCTTATAAAAGCTCTGCAGCCCACGCTCACCTCAGCACATCCATCACCATGAGGGCGACAGTGGCAGCTCTCCTCCTGAGTCTTGTGGTGAGTAGTAAGGACTGTAGATTGCGAAATACAAATAGAAACTTTACTGCTACAGTCACGACTACACCCTCTGTGGAGACGTCTGTATATGTAAAAATAAGCTTTTACTTGTACAGATGTTTGCGTTCATAATATTCTATTCTGGAATATAAATACGAAAACGTGATAATTTACACGCATTTGGGGATGCTATAGTAATTCCCATCTTCATTCTGCAGAACTCAAGGCAACAGAAATTGGCACAACTCAGAGAAGGAAGCAGCtctaaaatttatattttcaataAATGAATAGAACTTCTTCAAACCCGATGCTGGTTGTCCAGTGAGAGCTGTCGTTGAGATACTGGGATGGAACTCGGGACGATGCCGATCATATCCTCATCCGCTCATCCAAGTTTCACTTTGTGTTGTTCTCCTGCATTGCTTAAATCAAATGTCGCACTGTTTCCTTCGATAAAATTGGAAGGATTCGCTTAATAAATCTGGGGTTATGATCCATCGCTCATGAGCGCACCATCGACAAAATGCTAGTCGTTAATCTTCTTGTCTTCTTCATTTCGTTGCGTATGTACCCATTAACAGATCCCATACAGAATAAGCATACTGATGTAACATTTTACAATAGGTGTGTGAGAGAGTTGTTGAAAGTTGCTTCAGCAAATATTAACGGCCAGCTGTCATATTCCTCATTGAGGGGAAGTCCCCTGTAGCTATAATGGGTTAATTTTGCACTTCACTTTACATAATAGGTCCTGATTAGTTGTCTCTGAAAAGCTTGCAACTGATATGTGTACTAAATGAGATTAGGGAAGTTCTCATACTTGTTACTTCTCTACATCATGACCATGAAGTTCCTCTACAAAGATGTCAAAAGCAATATGTCATGCCAACAGTGAAGCTCGTTTCTTGATCCCCTAAAGTATGAAGCCTCATTGACCGTGTGTCTAAGCTGGCCTTTATAACGACTCCTAAGTGGCTCCATAAGTGGGTACACAGTTGCTTAATAAAACTACAGTTCTCTGTGTACCACCTTGCAAGAAAGCCTAATATGGCTCCAGTGTCTAGCACGTACTAGGAATTGCAATGTTTTCCAATAATCTTGCTTTCATATTGTTCTTGAGAACACATtccaaagaaaatgtatcatgtaaTTTACGGCACACCATAGTAATTCAGGTGTCAGCATGCCGCAGTCAGGAGACTCCACCTGGCCCTCCTGGACCAACTGAGGAGCCACCACCAACTGGACCACCTGGCCCACCAACTGGAGGTCCTGATCCGACAGGTCAACCAACTGGACCACCAGGCACACCAACTGGAGGTCCTGAACCAAATGGACCACCAGGCACACCAATTGGAGGTCCTGAACCAACTGGACCATCTGACACACCAACTGGAGGTCCTCAACCAACTGGAGGGCCCCAACCAACTGGTGGGCCACAGCCTACTGAAGGCCCATAGCCTACTGGTCCACCAGGGCCACCAGGACCGCCATGTAGGGGACTTCGGCGTTTCTGACGTCCTGTACACGTTTCTGCGAAACATCAAGAGATTTGAGCCATGATATTTACGATTAACCCTACCTGATTATACAGATGGAAGTGTTCTGTAAATCACTTTGTGAGATTATTTGTCATTAAATCAGAATAGAAAAATCTCCATAAGTGTTTCCATCATTTGTAAAGTGTAACGAATAACCTACTGCCAAAAAAAGTAACTCTTTAGGAGGGGGATGAATTTGATACCAAAAAAGCTATGAGAGATATAAGTACAGTTTCATAACTAATTCAGTTATTGACTGTGTAATCAGTAACTTCAGTGTGTACTCTATGTGATGAGGTGTCCTAATTCCTTGATGAGTGTGCCATGCGCCTCGTCAGGCTAGGTATCCAAGGATATGTTAGCGTAACATTTACGTAAAAATATTGTAGACTCATTTTCTGGTACTTTGAGTGAACAAATGAAATTGTATGACTTCTACTGGCGTATGACTGTAGCACGATTTTAGACACAATATTTGGCAGCTAGCACCATTGTCAAAATTGAACTGCATATAACATTTGTCAGACATGCTCTTGAAATGTGTTTCACCTTAACGATAACAGTTATGGCAGAGATTTACCGTCacataaaagagaaatatgtaATTTAACTACTCAGGAGAGATCGCCAGCTGTGACTCCATCGTCTCTATTTCAATGTGTTCTTGGGACTTAGTATGGTCTCTTTTGAAATACAATTTTACAGTTCTGAGTAACGCATACAGATATGGCAGGGTTTCCAGAAGTTGAACAATGACTCCAAATTATCAAAGCACTTTACTTTTCTTGATGAGAGAGTAATATCTAGTCCATGGACAATTCTTGAAAACCAATGCTTTTACCATACCTACTCACAACAGCAAAGTGGCAAAGTATGTCTACCTAAGATACAATAATATCAAGTCAAATTTATGACCTAAAAagtatgatcacctgcttaatatcttgtttgtccgtctttggaacgaaatacatcattgattGTGGGTATCGAGCATTCGACAGTTTGATGGTAGGGTTGTGGTGGTATGTGGCATttgatgtctacgcacaagtcatgtaattcgtgtaataacgggccgctgatttacaTACGCGGTGATCGCGGCTGGTAGTTATCTAAatcggttccataggatttacatcagacgaactGGTCATCGAGGTGTCAATGTGAGTTCGCTATATTGCCGCTCAAATCACTGTAtgacggttctggctccgagacatgaatAATAATACTGACGAATGATGACATCACTGCTGGGGAAGACGTGAaggatgaagggatgcagatggtccgaATCTGTCAGAGTGTCTTTGATTACTAACACAGGGCCCATGCAagtacaggag encodes:
- the LOC124776031 gene encoding proline-rich protein HaeIII subfamily 1-like — protein: MFSNNLAFILFLRTHSKENVSCNLRHTIVIQVSACRSQETPPGPPGPTEEPPPTGPPGPPTGGPDPTGQPTGPPGTPTGGPEPNGPPGTPIGGPEPTGPSDTPTGGPQPTGGPQPTGGPQPTEGP